GTACCGAGAGAGGGGAGAGGGCTCCGCCCTGAACCCATTTTAAATTCAAATGCTTATTTTTAAAAATGTTTCATTTCTAAAGTTCTTATCTAATCCTTACTAACTGTGAATCTCTTTAACTTTTTCGCTACATGTACCGAGAGAGGGGAGAGGGCTCCACCCTGAACCCATTTAAAATTCAAAACTTCGTTTTTAGAAAATTCTCATTTCTAACGTTCTTATATTATACAATACGCACTTTAATAATTCTAAAAATCTTATTTTCTGAAAAATCACCATTTCTAAAGTATTTATTGTTATTTTTTTGTAAAATAAAACCATATAATCTTTCTATAAAATATATTGATATTCCTTTTTATCAGTGGTATAATTTTGTAAGTAATCCAAACTATAATTCGCAATAGACTTCAGGACGGTGAATTTTTTGATCAAAGAATTTTTAAAAAAATATTGGTGGAGATACTTAATAGGCATAGTTTTTTTAATAATTGTTGATATTATCCAAATATTCATTCCTCGGCAAATTGGGAACATAGTGGACATCTTAGATACAACAACTCCTGATTTGGCACAAATAAAAATTTTAATATTAAGTATTTTAATGTTAGCCTTTGGTCTTGCAATTGGACGATTTTTCTGGAGAATATCTATAATAGGTGCTGCAAATCTTTTTGAATACAAAACGCTTAATAAAATGTTTTTTCATATAATCGATTTAGATCAAGACTTCTTTGATAAATGGAGAACAGGAGACTTAATGACAAGGTTTACATCAGATGTATTGAGTTTAAAACGTTTAATGGGTTTTGGAATAATTATGCTTGTTGATACTTTAGTCATGACTGTAATGACATTATTTGCTATGGGGAATTTTATTAATTGGAAGCTAACTTTTATTTCGATACTTCCTCTTCCTATTATAGCTTTTATTTCTTTGTTTTTTGGAAGAGCTATACATAGAAGGTTTAAAGAGTTACAAGAGATTACGTCTGATCTATCTAATGTAACCGAGGAAAATATAGCGGGTGTTGACGTTGTAAAATTGTACGCAAACCATGAGATTATGGAAAACATTTTTGACAAAAAATCTCAAGATTTCTATAATTCCTATATAAAATTAGTTAAAATTTGGGGTCTAATGTTTCCTTTAGCTATGATGGTGGGTCAATTAGCGACGATATTTGTTTTCAATTTTGGTGGACCGATGGTTATAAGCAACGAAATTACACTCGGAGATTTTATAATGGCTAATCAATACATAGGTATGTTAATATGGCCGATGATGGCATTTGGCAATCTTGTAAACCTTACTCAGAGATCAAAGGCTTCTTTAAAGAGAATTAAAGAAGTTCTCAATCAAGAGAATTCGGTTAAAGATCCTCCACGAGAAGAATTTGATTTTAAGGGGAATTATGATATTAGGAATCTCACTTTTAAATATCCTAATACTCAACGTGAAGTTTTAAAGCAAATTAATATGAATATAAAAGAAGGAGAAATGGTTGCTTTTGTTGGGAAGATAGGTTCTGGTAAATCTACACTTGCTAAATTATTAGTAAAACTTTATCCTGTTGATAGAGGTATGATATTCGTTGATGGTAAAGATATTAACGATGTCAATGGAAGGTTTATCAGAGACAACGTGTCTTATGTGCCCCAAGATAGCTTCTTATTTTCAATGACGATAAGAGAAAATATAGCTTTTGCCGATGAAAAATTAGAAAATTCGGTAGAAGAATTTGCAAAAATATCGAACGTTCATGAAGATATAATGAATCTTGAACAAAAATATGAAACTATAGTTGGTGAAAGAGGGGCAACATTATCGGGAGGGCAAAGACAAAGAGTAACTATAGCAAGGGCTTTGGCTAAACAAGCTAAAGTAATCATATTAGATGATTGTTTGTCTGCTGTGGATACTGAGACAGAAGAAAAAATTATTAAAAACTTGAGAGTAGAAACAAAAGGTAAAACTCTTATAGTAATATCTCATAGGTTGAAGGCTGTAAAAGATTCGGATTCAATTTTTGTTTTCGATGATGGCAGAATAGTAGAAGAAGGAAGTCACTTGGAACTTATGGCAAAAGAAGGGATTTATTATTCCATGTACACAAAACAGCTGATTGAAGAAAAATTGGGGGAATAGTCATGGCATCAGTTCACGAAGAGATCTTTTTAGAAGAAAAAGAGAAAAGCGAAGGTGATTTTAAGACTTTCTTTAGGTTGTGGGCATACATAAAAAAATATAAGATGTTGTTGGCTTTAACATTTATAACTTTAGCTATCGCCACTGTGATAGAACTTGCTTTACCTTACTTAATAAGATACGGCATAGACAATGTTATAAATGTTCAATATTTTTTTGATTTAGATTATGAAGGGAATTTTGTTCAAGATGACACGGGAAATTATTCTTTGAAAAAGATCGATAACAATTACTTCATGGTAGATAGACAAACGCAAGAAATGATCCAAGTCAACGAATCTGAGTATGCTCATTACTTTGATGATGCTATTAAACGTATAAGGGTTTTCAGTATAACTTTTATCTTTGTGTTAGTTGCACAACTTTTTATGAATTATGGGCAAGTATACTATGCTAATGTGGTTGGCCAAAAGGTTATATATAATATAAGGAAAGATTTATTCAAACATATTTTGAAGATAGAATACAAATATTTTGAAAAAAATCCACCGGGAAAAGTTACAACAAGAGTTGTTAACGATACTCAAAACCTTTCAGATTTTTTTAGTGATGTCGTTACCAGCTTATTAAAAGATATAGCAATAATAACAGGTGTGGTAATTCTAATGATGCTTTTAGATTTACAATTGAGTTTATATACAATAATAATGTTTCCTGTTATAATTATTGCAGTTATTATATTTAGAAAATTTGACAGAAGAGCCTATGATAAAGTAAGAACAAGAGTTTCTGCACTTAACTCTTATTTGGCTGAGAATTTATCAGGTAGTTCTGTAACCAAGCTTTTTAATCAGGAAGAAAGAAAGAAAAACGAGTTTAATTATATGAGTAATAATTTATATAAAGCAAATGTAGAACAAATGTATGTTTTTGCAATTTTTAGGCCTTTAATGAATCTTTTGAACTATTTAACTTTAAGTTTGGTATTATGGTTTGGCTCACAACTTTTAACAGATGGTCAAACTACTTTTGGTACTATATATGCTTTTACAGCATATATAGACATGTTTTTTAGACCTTTATTCGATATTGCTGAAAAATACGATATCATGCAAAATGCTTTTGCTTCTGCCGGGAAAATTTTCAAGATTTTTGATCAAAAACAGGAAGAGTTAGGAAAGGGTCTTTATACCACAATTGAAAAGGGAAAAGTTGAATTTGAAAACGTTAAGTTTTCATATGATGGTAACAATGAAATCTTAAAAGGTGTAAGTTTTAAAATTGAGCCGAACGAAAGGGTTGCTATAGTAGGAGAAACTGGATCAGGAAAAACAACTATAATTAAATTGATCAGCGGACTCTATAAGTATCAAGAAGGCAGAATATTAATAGACGATAAAGAGTTATATGATTATGATTTAAATATGCTTCGTAAAAAAATAGCCGTTGTTCCCCAAGATGTCTTTTTATTTTCTGGAACAATTTTGGAAAACATGAGATTGTTTAATAAGTCAATTTCTGAAGAAGAAGTTAGAAAAGTTTCAAAATTTGTGTACGCTGAAGAAATCATTTCAAAACTTCCTAAGGCTTATAATACTATAATAACTGAAAGAGGAAGCACTTTGTCTTCTGGTGAAAGGCAACTTATTGCTCTCACAAGAGCGGTATTGTTTGATTCTAAGATAATTATTTTAGACGAAGCTACTGCAAATATAGACGTAGAAACAGAGTTCCTTATACAAAAAGCTTTGAATAAGATCTCTCAAAGGGCTACGATAATTTCAATAGCGCACAGATTATCGACGGTAAAGAATTCTAATAGAATAATAGTAGTTCACAAGGGTTTAGTTGTTGAAGAAGGTACACATAGTGAGCTTTTAAACAAAAAAGGTATTTATTATGATTTGTATAGATTACAATTTGAAAATATTTAATAGATAAGCGGTGATTACTATGAAAGTTGAAGAAGATAATATTCATGTAAAAAAAAGAAAAAACAAAAACTCTGCTTACACAAAAATTTTGAAAAGTGCTGTGGATTTATTCTCAAAAAATTGGTATGAAACTGTTTCAGTTTCGCAAATATGCTCTAATGCAGATGTTTCAAACGGGACTTTTTACATTTATTTTCATAATAAAGAAGAACTTTTCAAAAAATTACTACAAAATTTTATTGAAATAGTGGAAGAAGAGTTCAAATATTTAAAAGTAGTCGATATTGAAGATGGATTAGAAGAATTTTTAAATACTATTCACAAAATTAAAAAAGAATATAGTAAATTAATAACTATTTTTAGAGAAGGACAGTATCGTTTTCCTGAGTTTGATAGAAAGATAAACGATATATATAAAAAATCAGCAGAAAAGATTTACAAAAGAGAGTTAACTCTTTCTGAGTATATTTATTTCATTTCTGGAATCCGTTTTTTGCTTATTAGATCGTTATATCAAAATATGCCTTCGGATAAAGAAATTGTGAAAAAAATCATTATGAACGGTTTTTTTGAAGAAAACTTAAAAATAAGAAGCAATTTATTTAAAGAGAATTTTATAATTCCTTTTGAAATTAATTTGGAAAATACTCGTGAAAGACTTATACAATCTGGAATAGAATTGTTTGGGAAATACGGATTTTTTAACACGGACATTCATGACGTAGCAAAAAATGCCGGTTTTTCTGTTGGGACTTTTTATATACATTTTAATAGTAAAACAGAGTTTTTAAGTGAAATTGTTAGGTTGATTGGTAAGAGAACTCGCTGGTTTATTAGTTATAATTTAGACAATGGTTTGAATAGAGCAGAAAAAGAGTTACAAGGGCTTTATCTTTTTCTGAAATTTTTTGAAAATCATAGTGAATACTATTATATTTTAAGAGAAGCGGAGTTTATCGTTAATGATGTTGCTCAAGAATATTACGATAAATACGAAGAAGGTTATTCTAAAGACCTAAAGGAGATAAAATATCCCGAAATAAAGATTATTTCAAATATGCTTATAGGATTGTCTCATTATTCAGGGATTGAATACATAATTTTAAAAAGGATCGAAAATCTGGAAAATTACCTTTTAGAGTTGGCTCCATTGTTATTAAATGGCTTAAAATAGTTTTACAACTTCCAAGTAGATATATTTTTAACAGAGGTTTTAAAATGTATATAAAAGCTTTTGGAAAAGTTAACTTATACCTTGATGTTTTAAATAAAAGAAGCGACGGGTATCATAATATATTGACTCTTTTTCAATCTATTGAAGAGTATGATGATATTTTTGTAGAATTTTCTGAAAAAGAGTTTTTTGAGTCAAACATTGATTTACAGATACCTTGGCATAAAAATATACTAAAAAAAACCATCGACACATTTAAAAAAGAGACAGGAATAACGAATTTCAATTTAAATATAAAACTTATAAAGCGTCTTCCCATTGGAGGAGGAGTCGCAGGAGGAAGTGCTGATGCTGCTGCTGTATTGAGTTTTCTTAGCAAGGAGTTTAATATTTTGGAAAGCGATACTGTTAAAATAGCTGAGAATATAGGAAGTGACGTTCCTTTTTTGTTAAAAGGTGGAACGGCAATCGGAAAAGGCAAAGGAGAAATTTTAGAATTTCTCCAACCTTTAAAAATAAACATCGAACTATTCCCTATGGGTATAAGTATAGACACAAAAAAAGCGTATGAGAAATTAGATAAAAATTGGGAAAATATAATTCACAAAGGAGATCCATACGTGTTGTATAAAGCTTTAAAGGAAAATAATATTAAAGTTGCCCGAGAAAATGCGTTTAACGTTTTTGAACAAATAGTATTTAAAGACTATCCAGAATTGAAAAGAAAAAAAGTATTAACGTCTCAAAAGAAAGGTACTATTTTTTCTTTGATGACAGGATCCGGTAGTACTATCTTTAGAGTTTATTAATTAATAATCAATAATCTTTGTAGTCGTTTAGCTGATATTTGTTGTCCATTTTATAGACAAATGCGATAATTTCGGCTGCAATATCGTACAATTCAGGCGGGATTTCTTCTTCTAAATCTAATCCGTAGAACTCTTCTACAGCCTTCTCGCTTTTAATGATTGGGATATTTTCTTTTTGCGCAATTTCAATTATCTTTTCAGCTATTAGTTCCATCCCTTTAGCAACCACCTTAGGGGCCTCATCTATACCGCTTTTATACCTTAAAGCAACAACCTTCCGTTTTTCCTGCATATTTAAACACTTCCTAAATATTCTCTCATAGTTTCAACTATATATTCTATATCCTTTCTGCTTACCCAGTAATTAGTAACAAACCTGAATTCCCCGTTTTCAGGTGGATTTATCTTGATACCTTTTTTCAAAAAGAAGCTTTCAATATTTTGAACATCAATTTCTTTGTTGATTTTAAAAAAGACCATATTTATATGAATATCTTCTAAATTTACAAGTATTTCAGGGATCTTCGCTAATTTTTCACCTAAGTATTTTGCATTTTCATGATCTTCTTTTAAACGAAATCTCATTTTTTCTAAAGCTACTAATCCTGCAGCGGCTAAAAAGCCAGCTTGTCTTAATCCTCCACCCATCAACTTTCTTTTCTTTTTTGCCTTTTGAATAAACTCTTTACTGCCAGCTAAAACAGAACCAACCGGAGCACATAAACCTTTTGAAAGACAAAACATTACTGAATCACAATATTGGGTTATTTCTTTTGCATCTACTTTTAAATAAGTAGCAGCGTTGAAAACTCTTGCCCCATCTAAATGTACAGGCACATTTTTTTCTTTTGCAATTTTATAAATTTCTCTCATATTTTCTAAAGGAACTACTCTACCATTAGAATGAGCGTTTTCGAGACATATTAAGCCTGTAGATGGAAAGTGTAGATCTTCTTCTCCTTTTCTTATTTTACTTTTTATTTCATTAGGAGACATTAATCCTTTCTCGCTTTTTATCGTTCTTAACTGTACTCCTGCAATTACTGAGGATGCACCAACTTCATGAATTACGATATGGCAACTGTCATCCAATATCACTTCATTTCCTCTTTCACAATGGGTAAACAACGCAAGTTGATTTCCAAAAGTCCCACTCGGAACAAATAAAGCGTCTTCTTTTCCGATTACTTCTGCCGCATATTTTTCTAATCTTTTCATCGTAGGATCTTCTTCGTAGACATCGTCTCCTACTTCTGCTCTGTACATCGCCTCTCTCATTTCTTGAGTTGGTTGGGTTACAGTATCGCTTCTAATATCAATATATCTCACAAGATGCCTCCTTAAAAATTTATTTTACTGTCTTTAGAAATTATAAATCTTTATTATATGTATATTTTAGCGTTTTATTATATGTATATTTTAGCGTTGATTCTTTTACAAAATACCTCCCCACTTCTAATCCTTACTAATTCATAATTTCTTTACCTTTTTCGGTACTTGTACCGAGAGGGGAGAGGGCTCCGCCCTGGACCCATCTTAAATTCAAAAACTTAATTTCTGAAAATTATCATTTCTAAAATACCTAAATTTATTTGAATTTGTAAAGGATTCAAAACGTTATATAGAAATACTTTTTTGTTTTAATTTTTGACGTAAAAATTTGTCTATTTTGTTAGAAAACGAAGTCATAATAATCACTAAAATCATAATACTTGCCCCAATAATTTGAATGAAAGAAAACCTTTCTCCCAAAAACATAAAAGAAAACAAAGATGCAAAAATAGGTTCTCCAATAAAAATAAGTACAGTTGAATTAGAACCTATGACTTTCTGATATTTTACCTGAATAAAGTTAACTATTATAGTTGCAAATATAGAAGTATAAAATGCAGTTAACCAAATTGATGAAGGTAAATACCAATTTGAATTAAAAGACATTGAGAAATTTATTATGGAGGCAATCAAAAATTGATAAGCTAAAAGAGAAGTTTCTTTCACAATCTTTGAAAATTTTGTTATCAGAACAATATGCAAAGCAAATAATACGGCTCCTAATAAGGTTAAAAAATCACCGTAGTTGAATCCTAAAATACCGCCAAATAACATATAAGAGCCAACCAATGCTAATGGAAAACATAACCATTGAATTATATTTGGTTTTTCTTTCTCAATTAAATAAGATATTATAGGAGTTAAGGGAATGTATAAAGAAGTTATAAAACCACTTTTTGAAGCATCTGTAAAATTTATACCATAAGTTTGTAAAGCATGTGCTATACCAAGAACAATACCCAGTACAGCACCGTATTTAAAAGATTGCTTACGCCAAATAATAAATGAGAGTATACAAGCAATAAAAAATCTGACAAACAGATATGGAAAAGTGTAAGCATCAGTCAAAACAATTTTATGAATAGGAAAAGTAGAGCCCCAGATTAAAGTAACTAATATAAGATTAAGAAAGGCTTTAACCAAAGATATTCCTCCACTCAAAAATTTCATTTTGAAAAATTATATCAAATATTATTCTTCACTATGTTAAAGTTCTAACTAACATAAATTAAAAATTCTTTATAAAAATAACTTGTTTTTGAGGTATAATTAAAAAGATACTTTAAATGTTTTAGAAATGTAACCTTAAACTCAAATTGGAGGTGTTAGTTTTCACCCTTAAAAATCCAAAATTAGGTTTTGTTGATCCATATGAACTTCCAAAATTTATAGAAATCTTCTCAAAAAAAGGGAATTATAAAATATGGATTGGTACAGATAGCCACGCTAAAAATAGTAGCGTAATTTATGCAACTGCAATAGTAGTTTACAGAATAGGATCTGGAGGAACGTATTTTTATTATACTACTCGTGAAAGCAAATATTATGATATGTATTCTCGCTTGATAAAAGAGGCTGAAATTAGTTTAAAAACGGCTGAATTTATAGAAAAAATTTTAAAGTTGATGAAGCCAGAAATTCATCTTGATATAGGTTTAAATGGGAAGTCAAAAGAAGTTTATTATTCTATAACTGGTTATATAAGAGGTTTAGGTTATGATTATAAAACTAAGCCCTATTCTTTTGCTGCTACAAATATTGCACATCTATACACGAAATAATAATTAAATTTCTTTTAAATAATTTTCCAAAATTATAAATAAAAATATACAGATATTTTACTTCTTTCAAATTAAAAGTAGTATAATAGTATTTTGTATATTTTCAAAAATCGATAAAGACCTTGGTTTACAAGGAGTGATAAAATGGAATTGTCTGGTGAGGAGATAATTAAAAAAATTGTTGATGCTGAAATGCAAGCTAATAAAAAATTAAAAGATGCTCAAGAAAGCTTTGAGAAAGAGTTTAAAAGTAAAATTTCTGTATTAGAAAAAGAAAAAGAAGAAAAGATTAAAGAGATAGATAATACATGCAAAGAGATCATAGAAAAAGCACAAAATGAAGCTCAAAAGATTTTAGAAGAAACTCAAAAAGATATACTAAATATAAATAAAAAATTTGAAATAATAGAGAAAAACAAAAAAGATATCGCAAAAAAGATCGTTGAGAAATTGATTTCGTAATCGAGGCTGGTGTGAATGAAACTCCCTGGTTTAATGACAAAAGTGAAAGCTTTAGACTCGAAAATTCTTAATGAAATAGACTATCAAAATTTAATAAACACAACATCAGTTACAGAAATAGTGGAGTATTTAAAAAACAATACCCATTATAGTAAATCCTTTGAAAATGTGGAAGTTTCTCTATTGCATAGAAGAGATGTTGAAGTATTACTAAGAAAATCTATCCTTCAGGATTTTTACCACATTCATTTTTATCTTCCTATAAAAGAGCAAAAGCTTTTTAAATTAATAGTTAGAAGATTTGAAGTCGAAAATATAAAATTTATACTAAGATCTCTTCACGCCGAACATCCCGAATATGTAAAAAAAGAAAAGCTTTTTCCAGTTCCTTATAAAACAATAGATTTAGATTCTTTAATTTCTGTGAAAACTTTTGACGATGTATTGAATGTTTTAAGAAATAGCGCTTACAAATCTGTGATAGACTCTGCATACTCCAATTACCAAAAGACAAAAAAGTTACAATATCTACTAAACACTTTTGACTTTTGGTACTTTTCGCTACTAAAAGCAGAGTTTGAAAAAAGTAAAGAATTCAAAAAAAATTTAAGTTTTTTGTTTTTCGAACAAATGGACTTAATAAATGTACAATGGATATATAGAGCTAAAGTTCTGTTTAAACTATCAAGAGAAGAAGTTTTAAACCTTTTACTTCCATTTTCATTCAAATTAACTAGAAATGATATTGAAAATCTTGTTAATACAGAAAGCGTAGAAGATTTTATCAATGTTATTTCGACTTCTTTTTATGGAAAATATTTTAAAAACAAGGATAAAAATATCTTTTCTTACATAATAGAAAGAATATGCGATAAAATATTATTAGAAGATTCAAAAAAATTAATGGCGAATACTATGAACGGTCTTTTTGCCATGAGTGGATATTTATACCTTCGAGAATATGAATACAAAGATTTAGTAACACTCATAGAAGGGAAAAGATATCAGATTCCTAACGAAAAGATTCGAAATTTCTTACTTTTGGCAGGGGAGTGATTCAATGCAAGAAAAATTAAAGCCATTTACTCTTATTTCACCTACGAATGATCTCGAAATAATTTCAAAAAAAATACTTGATTCTAAAAGTGTTGAAATTATTCCTTTGGAAAAGATAGTTGACTCTCAAATCCTTCAGAACCTAAAAAGCGAAAGTTATAATCCATATAATGAAATTTATGAAAATTTTGTAGCTATTTTTAGTGCAGTTGATAAAAAGCCAGAACCTAAAAAAGAAGAAGTGACTTTTCCATATAAAATAAATTCAAAAGATATAGAAGAATTCTCAAAAAATTTAAAGAACGAAATGCAAAAGATAAATGAAAAAATGTATGAATTAAAAGAAAAAAATGAACTTTTAGAAAAACATTTGGATTTTTTCGAAAAACTAAAAGGTTTGAATTTCAATTTGGAGAATCTTCATCAAATGAATATTTTAAAATATAAAATCGGTAAAATTAGCAGTGCGTATTATGAAAGGTTACTTGAAAGTATTAAAGATATGGATATTTTGATTGTAGAAATCACAAAAGAGGAAAATTTCGTCTGGATTTTTATTGTTTATGAATCGAATGTTCAAGTTGAAAAAGTGCTTTCTCTTGCAAATTTTGTCGAATATAGTATTCCTGAAGGCTATCAAGGTACAGCTGAAGAAATATTGTTTCAACTTCAAGATAAAAGAAAATCTTTAGAATATGAAATCAATATTTTGAATATGTCGCTTAGGAAATTATTTTATGAGAATCGTAGAAGTATTTATCAATACTCTGATTATGTTTTTGTTATGAAAAATATATATGATTTAGTACAAAATTTTAAATTTACTGAGAATTTTTTCATAATTTCGGGTTGGACAACAAAAGAATTTTTTTCTGAGTTATACGATTATTCAAATTCAAACAGTTATTCTTTGTTGCTTGACTATTCTTTTAAAGAAAAAGCTCCTACTCTTTTAAAAAACAAGGGGATTTTTAAGCGCTTTGAGTTTATAGTTAAAATGTTCAGTGTTCCTTCCAGTGATGAAATAGATCCTACACCTATTGTTACTGTTTTGTTTTTATTGTTTTTTGGAATGATGTTTGGAGATGTAGGGCATGGCTTGGTACTGTCACTGTTCGGATTTATTATAAACAAAATAAGAAAAAGCGATTTTTTTTTCATTTTAGGAAGTGCAGGAATTTCATCTATGATTTTCGGTGTTTTGTATGGAAGTATATTTGGATATGAAAATATTATTAACTCATTATGGAAACGTCCTATGGACAATATTGATTATTTTTTATTAACCTCCATATATTTTGGAATATCAGTAGTTACATTGGCTATGATCTTGAACGTTATAAATAAGCTTAAAAATAAACAAAAGATCGAGGTTTTATTCGATCCTAACGGATTTTCAGGACTTGCTTTATATTGGATTGCAATAGGTACTATATTCTATTATTT
This genomic interval from Petrotoga sp. 9PWA.NaAc.5.4 contains the following:
- a CDS encoding V-type ATP synthase subunit I, yielding MQEKLKPFTLISPTNDLEIISKKILDSKSVEIIPLEKIVDSQILQNLKSESYNPYNEIYENFVAIFSAVDKKPEPKKEEVTFPYKINSKDIEEFSKNLKNEMQKINEKMYELKEKNELLEKHLDFFEKLKGLNFNLENLHQMNILKYKIGKISSAYYERLLESIKDMDILIVEITKEENFVWIFIVYESNVQVEKVLSLANFVEYSIPEGYQGTAEEILFQLQDKRKSLEYEINILNMSLRKLFYENRRSIYQYSDYVFVMKNIYDLVQNFKFTENFFIISGWTTKEFFSELYDYSNSNSYSLLLDYSFKEKAPTLLKNKGIFKRFEFIVKMFSVPSSDEIDPTPIVTVLFLLFFGMMFGDVGHGLVLSLFGFIINKIRKSDFFFILGSAGISSMIFGVLYGSIFGYENIINSLWKRPMDNIDYFLLTSIYFGISVVTLAMILNVINKLKNKQKIEVLFDPNGFSGLALYWIAIGTIFYYLKNGILSKVSLGFIVSLIFAIYIRGVVFEKGKLGERMVRSFFELFESLLGYLSNTLSFIRLGAFALNHAGLFLAFYMMSQMAKNPAASFIVLLIGNILIIALEGLIVFIQTLRLNYYEFFMKFFKGNGKEFKPITYKF